One genomic region from Electrophorus electricus isolate fEleEle1 chromosome 25, fEleEle1.pri, whole genome shotgun sequence encodes:
- the LOC113587744 gene encoding cytochrome c oxidase copper chaperone, which yields MSTVCAAGVEPAQAAEGIQEKKPLKPCCACPDTKRARDACIIEKGEESCTDLIEAHKECMRALGFKI from the exons ATGTCGACCGTGTGTGCTGCTGGTGTAGAGCCCGCACAGGCAGCTGAGGGGATCCAGGAGAAGAAGCCCCTGAAGCCATGCTGTGCCTGCCCAGACACGAAAAGGGCGAGGGACGCCTG CATTATTGAAAAGGGTGAAGAAAGCTGCACAGATCTTATCGAGGCTCACAAGGAGTGTATGAGGGCACTTGGTTTTAAGATCTAA
- the LOC118240799 gene encoding protein mono-ADP-ribosyltransferase PARP4-like, with protein MDYSQHTSYTTLGSPQVENCIIEKIQSFLDTGATQKVSQVHPELPDRKEDTYLEELRLYKANEDNTPEFPSHFQVAEYSFFLKAVVETWAVVELQSARGEGEQQYRVTSTIMREVSVVQDQQVHCCSSEDALEAYVQFNTELQSQGFTQTESLPSEAEALASHTLQQVSRVEGLLLQVQKCESEDEVQLLLQEVSTLLPLRETEAEARAKLVSQRLDLCQLIRDILNVSKATLGNPSPSSLGKYCALRCNIQPVASESPEYQSVCKLLQERPVQIQQVLRVCRSSELHMFREQLCNIKPLLHSTFPSNFVGILSRGLLLPRVGVEQHGIKRTDVGNLGSGIYFSDSEHLCEVFQAQRDGRLTPVAGV; from the exons ATGGATTACTCCCAACATACAAGTTACACAACCTTGGG GTCCCCACAGGTTGAAAACTGCATCATTGAGAAAATTCAGTCATTTCTCGACACAGGAGCCACTCAG AAGGTGTCACAAGTTCACCCAGAGCTCCCGGACAGGAAGGAAGACACATACCTGGAAGAGCTCAG GTTATATAAGGCAAACGAAGACAACACACCAGAGTTTCCTTCACATTTCCAAGTTGCCGAATACTCCTTTTTTCTCAAG GCTGTAGTCGAGACctgggcagtggtggagctCCAGAGTgccagaggagagggagaacagcAGTACCGTGTCACGAGCACCATCATGCGTGAG GTGTCCGTGGTACAGGACCAGCAGGTGCACTGCTGTAGCTCTGAGGACGCTCTGGAGGCGTACGTGCAGTTCAACACAGAGCTGCAGTCCCAGGGCTTCACGCAGACAGAGTCGCTCCCCTCCGAGGCCGAGGCGCTGgcctcacacactctgcagcaG gtgagtagggtAGAGGGGTTGCTGCTACAGGTGCAGAAGTGTGAGAGTGAAGATGAggtccagctcctcctgcaggaAGTCAGTACCCTGTTACCGCTCAGAGAGACGGAGGCTGAGGCCAGGGCGAAGCTTGTGTCTCAGAGACTGGACCTCtgtcag CTTATCCGAGATATTCTGAACGTGAGCAAAGCCACTTTGGGGaacccctctccctcttctctggGGAAGTATTGCGCCCTGAGGTGCAACATTCAACCCGTCGCCTCTGAAAGCCCAGAATATCAGTCTGTCTGCAAACTTTTACAAGAgag GCCAGTTCAGATCCAGCAAGTACTTCGTGTGTGTAGATCATCAGAACTTCATATGTTTAGGGAGCAGCTATGTAACATTAAGCCCCTCCTCCATTCTACATTTCCTAGCAACTTTGTGGGAATCTTGTCACG AGGTCTGCTGCTGCCGAGGGTTGGAGTTGAACAGCATGGCATTAAAAGAACTGACGTAGGAAATCTGGGAAGTGGCATCTACTTCAGTGACTCTGAA caCCTCTGTGAAGTATTCCAGGCCCAGCGTGACGGACGGCTCACGCCTGTTGCTGGTGTGTGA
- the LOC118240798 gene encoding potassium/sodium hyperpolarization-activated cyclic nucleotide-gated channel 1-like: MMKNSVTPDLVTPVQSDGEQILKRPHRKDKANCADKDAETAQEEKDCEKARWCDFKSLHLPRLNKLSLRIFGSEGAVKKECDRQKQTGQWVIHPLSPIRHYYVLFMVLLTFVSLVTVPLEMAFAAEAFSSISNDWLAFNLFSDILFIIDVGLNFRTGILTEDSEIVILDLKAIRNEYLKTWFIPDILSAFSIDLVIALVDVFFHGSNTAEILSGKMIKVLMFARVLSLIRVLRMSRLVRFFRYLQRDWDKNLQFFFRIVFLFILMVLLCHWNGCIQYFIPMLQGFPSDCWTVKENVVNGTFAEKYLFSMFRAVSHMVKISYGSNDPPTDELEMWVVMTSMLSGIVMHIMIFSSVLTMMIDTDGSETTFKKKMKHIEDYMTYKRLPRELRTRIREYYRARYKGRWVHENSLSLVSKSLKEETLTVLCAHLLKNVPMFQKCDTNLISAIVLKLQHEVFLEGDIVIRQNAPGDRMFFIEHGQVIVETQSFQKELHDGDYFGEVAILTRGKQLATVRALSTCRLFSLSADDFHQVLQEFHHTVMDMESLAQQHYEDLKKPSTISPEGARRDIYSSESLHSY, encoded by the exons ATGATGAAGAATTCTGTAACACCCGATTTAGTGACACCCGTTCAGTCCGACGGGGAACAAATATTGAAACGTCCACATCGAAAAGACAAAGCGAATTGTGCTGATAAAGATGCTGAAACTGCCCAAGAAGAGAAGGACTGTGAGAAGGCACGTTGGTGCGACTttaaaagtctgcatcttccaCGACTAAATAAACTCTCTCTGAGGATATTTGGAAGTGAAGGCGCTGTTAAAAAAGAATGTGATcgtcaaaaacaaacaggacagtGGGTGATCCATCCTCTGAGTCCCATAAG GCACTACTATGTCCTGTTTATGGTCCTGTTGACATTTGTGAGCCTTGTGACAGTTCCACTGGAGATGGCATTCGCTGCAGAAGCATTTAGCTCCATTAGTAATGACTGGTTGgcctttaatttattttctgacatCCTGTTTATAATTGATGTTGGCCTTAATTTTCGGACAGGCATTCTCACAGAGGACAGTGAG ATCGTTATCCTTGATCTGAAAGCAATAAGGAATGAATACCTCAAGACCTGGTTTATACCAGACATTCTGTCTGCGTTCTCCATTGACTTGGTCATTGCTCTAGTG GATGTATTTTTCCATGGTAGCAACACAGCTGAAATACTAAGTGGAAAGATGATAAAGGTGCTGATGTTTGCCAGAGTATTAAGTCTGATTCGTGTACTGCGTATGTCAAGGCTGGTGAGATTTTTTCGTTATTTGCAGCGG GATTGGGATAAAaatcttcagttttttttcagaattgtatttttattcataCTGATGGTTTTGCTATGTCACTGGAATGGCTGTATTCAGTACTTCATTCCAATGCTACAAGGATTTCCATCAGACTGCTGGACTGTAAAAGAGAACGTTGTG AATGGTACATTTGCGGAAAAATACTTATTTAGCATGTTTCGAGCTGTATCTCACATGGTCAAGATTTCCTATGGATCCAATGACCCACCCACAG aTGAGCTGGAGATGTGGGTTGTCATGACTAGTATGTTGTCTGGAATTGTTATGCATATTATGATATTTTCCAGTGTGCTAACAATGATGATTGACACCGATGGATCAGAAACCACTTTCAAGAAAAAG ATGAAACATATAGAAGACTACATGACCTATAAAAGGCTTCCTAGAGAACTGCGCACTCGTATCAGGGAATATTACCGGGCACGCTACAAAGGAAGATGGGTCCATGAGAATTCCCTCAGTTTGGTGTCAAAATCTTTGAAAGAG GAAACTCTGACAGTGTTATGTGCACACTTGCTGAAGAATGTGCCCATGTTTCAGAAGTGTGATACAAATTTAATCAGTGCCATTGTTTTAAAACTGCAACATGAAGTGTTCCTAGAGGGAGACATCGTCATTCGCCAAAATGCTCCTGGTGATCGCATGTTCTTCATTGAGCATGGACAGGTCATTGTGGAGACACAATCTTTTCAGAAGGAGCTGCATGATGGGGACTATTTTGGAG AGGTTGCCATCCTGACCAGAGGAAAGCAACTAGCCACAGTTCGCGCTCTGTCGACCTGCCGCCTGTTCTCCTTATCAGCAGACGACTTTCATCAGGTCCTGCAGGAGTTCCATCATACCGTGATGGACATGGAGAGTCTAGCTCAACAGCACTACGAGGATTTGAAGA aACCCTCCACAATATCACCAGAAGGGGCACGTAGGGACATATACAGCAGTGAGTCCCTACATTCATATTAA